Proteins encoded together in one Epinephelus moara isolate mb chromosome 2, YSFRI_EMoa_1.0, whole genome shotgun sequence window:
- the abcf3 gene encoding ATP-binding cassette sub-family F member 3 isoform X1 has protein sequence MATYVDILKSEFPEIDTEVFDYITGVLDSGGADFEDGEEVYDAIGGVLQEVSADSKNEDDVRDICLQMFNTLKLNHHGPQKQLLLDAPVQISQISADVCATEDIQGIWMMKRGQNTTVDAKKLEKAEAKLKAKHDRRNEKDSQKPSTPLVLEEASASQASNKKDNRVDQSGKNRSYDIRIENFDVSFGERCLLQGAELSLATGRRYGLIGRNGLGKTTLLKMLASRNLRVPAHISILHVEQEVEGDDTAALQSVLQSDTLREELLTEERTLNARIASGTADGMESVRLSEIYGKLEEIEADKAPARASVILAGLGFSPKMQQQATKEFSGGWRMRLALARALFARPDLLLLDEPTNMLDVRAILWLENYLQTWQSTILVVSHDRNFLNAVVTDIIHLHSQRLDSYRGDYENFIKTKEDRLKNQQREYEAQLQYRQHIQVLLLQYRQHLQVRLLQYRQHIQVLLLQYRQHIQVRLLQYRQHIQVFIDRFRYNANRAAQVQSKLKLLERLPELKPLEKESEVTLRFPDNFEKLSPPILQLDEVEFYYSADQPLFSGLNLSADLESRICIVGENGAGKTTILKLLMGELTPVGGVRQAHRNLKIGYFSQHHVDQLDLNVCSVELLLNRFPGRTEEEYRHQLGGYGITGELATRPVASLSGGQKSRVAFAQMTMPCPNFYILDEPTNHLDMETIEALAKALNKFRGGVMLVSHDERLIRLVCKELWVCEAGKVRRIDGGFDEYRDILQEQFRKEGYL, from the exons ATGGCGACGTACGTGGACATCCTGAAGAGCGAGTTTCCTGAGATCGACACGGAGGTTTTCGACTATATCACAG gtgttcTGGACAGCGGCGGAGCAGATTTTGAGGATGGGGAGGAGGTGTACGACGCCATCGGAGGAGTCCTGCAGGAAGTGTCTGCTGACAGTAAAAACGAGGATGACGTCAGAGACATCTGCCTCCAGATGTTCAACACTCTCAAACT GAACCATCATGGCCCTCAGAAGCAGCTGCTGTTGGACGCTCCTGTTCAGATCTCTCAGATCTCTGCAGACG TTTGTGCCACAGAGGACATTCAGGGTATCTGGATGATGAAACGTGGTCAGAACACA acAGTGGACGCTAAGAAACTGGAGAAGGCCGAGGCGAAGCTGAAAGCTAAACATGACCGCAGAAACGAGAAGGACTCTCAGAAGCCCTCCACTCCACT AGTCCTAGAGGAGGCGTCGGCCAGTCAGGCCAGCAACAAGAAGGACAACCGAGTGGACCAATCAGGAAAGAACCGCAGCTATGACATTCGCATCGAGAACTTTGATGTTTCTTTTGGAGAAAG ATGTTTGCTGCAGGGGGCGGAGCTGTCTCTGGCAACAGGCCGGCGGTACGGTCTGATTGGTCGGAATGGTTTGGGAAAGACGACACTGTTGAAGATGTTGGCCAGTCGAAACCTCCGCGTCCCGGCTCACATCTCCATCCTCCACGTGGAGCAGGAAGTTGAGGGAGATGACACAGCTGCGCTGCAGAGTGTCCTGCAGAGTGACACGCTGAGGGAAGAGCTTCTGACTGAGGAGAGGACGCTCAACGCTCGTATCGCCAGCGGGAC tgcTGACGGGATGGAGAGCGTCAGACTGTCAGAGATCTACGGCAAGCTGGAGGAGATTGAGGCCGACAAAGCCCCAGCACG AGCCTCCGTCATCCTGGCTGGTCTCGGATTCTCTCCCAAAATGCAACAGCAGGCAACCAA GGAGTTCTCAGGAGGATGGAGGATGAGGTTGGCGTTGGCCAGAGCTCTGTTTGCTCG GCCggatctgctgctgctggacg agccGACCAACATGTTGGATGTCAGAGCCATTCTGTGGTTGGAGAACTACCTGCAG ACGTGGCAGTCGACCATCTTGGTCGTCTCTCATGACAGGAACTTCCTTAACGCCGTGGTAACGGACATCATCCACCTGCACTCCCAGAGGCTGGACAGTTACCGTGGCGACTACgaaaactttattaaaaccAAAGAAGACAGACTGAAGAACCAGCAGAGAGAGTACGAGGCCCAGCTGCAGTACAGACAACATATACAGGTACTACTACTCCAGTACAGACAACATCTACAGGTACGACTGCTGCAGTACAGACAACATATACAGGTACTACTGCTGCAGTACAGACAACATATACAG GTACGACTGCTGCAGTACAGACAACATATACAG GTCTTTATTGACAGATTTCGGTACAATGCTAACAGAGCAGCTCAGGTCCAGAGCAAACTCAAACTGCTGGAGAGGCT ACCTGAGCTGAAGCCccttgaaaaagaaagtgaggtCACTTTAAG gTTTCCAGATAACTTTGAGAAGTTGTCTCCTCCCATCCTGCAGTTAGATGAAGTCGAGTTTTATTACTCCGCAGACCAGCCTCTCTTTTCTGGACTCAACCTGTCTGCCGACCTTGAGTCTCGCATCTGCATC GTCGGTGAAAATGGTGCCGGTAAAACGACCATCCTCAAACTGCTGATGGGCGAGTTAACGCCGGTCGGCGGGGTCAGACAGGCTCACAG GAACCTGAAGATTGGTTACTTCAGTCAGCATCATGTGGACCAGCTGGACCTGAACGTCTGCTCCGTGGAGCTGCTGCTCAACCGCTTCCCTG GTCGGACGGAGGAGGAGTACCGCCACCAGCTGGGAGGTTACGGAATCACCGGAGAGCTCGCCACAAGGCCGGTGGCCAGTCTGTCTGGAGGGCAGAAAAGCCGAGTGGCTTTCGCACAGATGACCATGCCATG TCCAAACTTCTACATCCTGGACGAGCCGACGAACCACCTGGACATGGAGACCATCGAGGCTCTGGCTAAAGCTCTCAACAAGTTCAGA GGCGGGGTCATGCTGGTGTCCCACGACGAGCGTCTGATCCGGTTGGTGTGTAAGGAGCTGTGGGTGTGTGAAGCCGGGAAAGTCAGACGCATCGACGGCGGTTTTGACGAGTACCGAGACATCCTGCAGGAGCAGTTCAGGAAGGAGGGGTACCTGTGA
- the abcf3 gene encoding ATP-binding cassette sub-family F member 3 isoform X2 — protein sequence MATYVDILKSEFPEIDTEVFDYITGVLDSGGADFEDGEEVYDAIGGVLQEVSADSKNEDDVRDICLQMFNTLKLNHHGPQKQLLLDAPVQISQISADVCATEDIQGIWMMKRGQNTTVDAKKLEKAEAKLKAKHDRRNEKDSQKPSTPLVLEEASASQASNKKDNRVDQSGKNRSYDIRIENFDVSFGERCLLQGAELSLATGRRYGLIGRNGLGKTTLLKMLASRNLRVPAHISILHVEQEVEGDDTAALQSVLQSDTLREELLTEERTLNARIASGTADGMESVRLSEIYGKLEEIEADKAPARASVILAGLGFSPKMQQQATKEFSGGWRMRLALARALFARPDLLLLDEPTNMLDVRAILWLENYLQTWQSTILVVSHDRNFLNAVVTDIIHLHSQRLDSYRGDYENFIKTKEDRLKNQQREYEAQLQYRQHIQVLLLQYRQHLQVRLLQYRQHIQVFIDRFRYNANRAAQVQSKLKLLERLPELKPLEKESEVTLRFPDNFEKLSPPILQLDEVEFYYSADQPLFSGLNLSADLESRICIVGENGAGKTTILKLLMGELTPVGGVRQAHRNLKIGYFSQHHVDQLDLNVCSVELLLNRFPGRTEEEYRHQLGGYGITGELATRPVASLSGGQKSRVAFAQMTMPCPNFYILDEPTNHLDMETIEALAKALNKFRGGVMLVSHDERLIRLVCKELWVCEAGKVRRIDGGFDEYRDILQEQFRKEGYL from the exons ATGGCGACGTACGTGGACATCCTGAAGAGCGAGTTTCCTGAGATCGACACGGAGGTTTTCGACTATATCACAG gtgttcTGGACAGCGGCGGAGCAGATTTTGAGGATGGGGAGGAGGTGTACGACGCCATCGGAGGAGTCCTGCAGGAAGTGTCTGCTGACAGTAAAAACGAGGATGACGTCAGAGACATCTGCCTCCAGATGTTCAACACTCTCAAACT GAACCATCATGGCCCTCAGAAGCAGCTGCTGTTGGACGCTCCTGTTCAGATCTCTCAGATCTCTGCAGACG TTTGTGCCACAGAGGACATTCAGGGTATCTGGATGATGAAACGTGGTCAGAACACA acAGTGGACGCTAAGAAACTGGAGAAGGCCGAGGCGAAGCTGAAAGCTAAACATGACCGCAGAAACGAGAAGGACTCTCAGAAGCCCTCCACTCCACT AGTCCTAGAGGAGGCGTCGGCCAGTCAGGCCAGCAACAAGAAGGACAACCGAGTGGACCAATCAGGAAAGAACCGCAGCTATGACATTCGCATCGAGAACTTTGATGTTTCTTTTGGAGAAAG ATGTTTGCTGCAGGGGGCGGAGCTGTCTCTGGCAACAGGCCGGCGGTACGGTCTGATTGGTCGGAATGGTTTGGGAAAGACGACACTGTTGAAGATGTTGGCCAGTCGAAACCTCCGCGTCCCGGCTCACATCTCCATCCTCCACGTGGAGCAGGAAGTTGAGGGAGATGACACAGCTGCGCTGCAGAGTGTCCTGCAGAGTGACACGCTGAGGGAAGAGCTTCTGACTGAGGAGAGGACGCTCAACGCTCGTATCGCCAGCGGGAC tgcTGACGGGATGGAGAGCGTCAGACTGTCAGAGATCTACGGCAAGCTGGAGGAGATTGAGGCCGACAAAGCCCCAGCACG AGCCTCCGTCATCCTGGCTGGTCTCGGATTCTCTCCCAAAATGCAACAGCAGGCAACCAA GGAGTTCTCAGGAGGATGGAGGATGAGGTTGGCGTTGGCCAGAGCTCTGTTTGCTCG GCCggatctgctgctgctggacg agccGACCAACATGTTGGATGTCAGAGCCATTCTGTGGTTGGAGAACTACCTGCAG ACGTGGCAGTCGACCATCTTGGTCGTCTCTCATGACAGGAACTTCCTTAACGCCGTGGTAACGGACATCATCCACCTGCACTCCCAGAGGCTGGACAGTTACCGTGGCGACTACgaaaactttattaaaaccAAAGAAGACAGACTGAAGAACCAGCAGAGAGAGTACGAGGCCCAGCTGCAGTACAGACAACATATACAGGTACTACTACTCCAGTACAGACAACATCTACAGGTACGACTGCTGCAGTACAGACAACATATACAG GTCTTTATTGACAGATTTCGGTACAATGCTAACAGAGCAGCTCAGGTCCAGAGCAAACTCAAACTGCTGGAGAGGCT ACCTGAGCTGAAGCCccttgaaaaagaaagtgaggtCACTTTAAG gTTTCCAGATAACTTTGAGAAGTTGTCTCCTCCCATCCTGCAGTTAGATGAAGTCGAGTTTTATTACTCCGCAGACCAGCCTCTCTTTTCTGGACTCAACCTGTCTGCCGACCTTGAGTCTCGCATCTGCATC GTCGGTGAAAATGGTGCCGGTAAAACGACCATCCTCAAACTGCTGATGGGCGAGTTAACGCCGGTCGGCGGGGTCAGACAGGCTCACAG GAACCTGAAGATTGGTTACTTCAGTCAGCATCATGTGGACCAGCTGGACCTGAACGTCTGCTCCGTGGAGCTGCTGCTCAACCGCTTCCCTG GTCGGACGGAGGAGGAGTACCGCCACCAGCTGGGAGGTTACGGAATCACCGGAGAGCTCGCCACAAGGCCGGTGGCCAGTCTGTCTGGAGGGCAGAAAAGCCGAGTGGCTTTCGCACAGATGACCATGCCATG TCCAAACTTCTACATCCTGGACGAGCCGACGAACCACCTGGACATGGAGACCATCGAGGCTCTGGCTAAAGCTCTCAACAAGTTCAGA GGCGGGGTCATGCTGGTGTCCCACGACGAGCGTCTGATCCGGTTGGTGTGTAAGGAGCTGTGGGTGTGTGAAGCCGGGAAAGTCAGACGCATCGACGGCGGTTTTGACGAGTACCGAGACATCCTGCAGGAGCAGTTCAGGAAGGAGGGGTACCTGTGA
- the abcf3 gene encoding ATP-binding cassette sub-family F member 3 isoform X3, with translation MATYVDILKSEFPEIDTEVFDYITGVLDSGGADFEDGEEVYDAIGGVLQEVSADSKNEDDVRDICLQMFNTLKLNHHGPQKQLLLDAPVQISQISADVCATEDIQGIWMMKRGQNTTVDAKKLEKAEAKLKAKHDRRNEKDSQKPSTPLVLEEASASQASNKKDNRVDQSGKNRSYDIRIENFDVSFGERCLLQGAELSLATGRRYGLIGRNGLGKTTLLKMLASRNLRVPAHISILHVEQEVEGDDTAALQSVLQSDTLREELLTEERTLNARIASGTADGMESVRLSEIYGKLEEIEADKAPARASVILAGLGFSPKMQQQATKEFSGGWRMRLALARALFARPDLLLLDEPTNMLDVRAILWLENYLQTWQSTILVVSHDRNFLNAVVTDIIHLHSQRLDSYRGDYENFIKTKEDRLKNQQREYEAQLQYRQHIQVFIDRFRYNANRAAQVQSKLKLLERLPELKPLEKESEVTLRFPDNFEKLSPPILQLDEVEFYYSADQPLFSGLNLSADLESRICIVGENGAGKTTILKLLMGELTPVGGVRQAHRNLKIGYFSQHHVDQLDLNVCSVELLLNRFPGRTEEEYRHQLGGYGITGELATRPVASLSGGQKSRVAFAQMTMPCPNFYILDEPTNHLDMETIEALAKALNKFRGGVMLVSHDERLIRLVCKELWVCEAGKVRRIDGGFDEYRDILQEQFRKEGYL, from the exons ATGGCGACGTACGTGGACATCCTGAAGAGCGAGTTTCCTGAGATCGACACGGAGGTTTTCGACTATATCACAG gtgttcTGGACAGCGGCGGAGCAGATTTTGAGGATGGGGAGGAGGTGTACGACGCCATCGGAGGAGTCCTGCAGGAAGTGTCTGCTGACAGTAAAAACGAGGATGACGTCAGAGACATCTGCCTCCAGATGTTCAACACTCTCAAACT GAACCATCATGGCCCTCAGAAGCAGCTGCTGTTGGACGCTCCTGTTCAGATCTCTCAGATCTCTGCAGACG TTTGTGCCACAGAGGACATTCAGGGTATCTGGATGATGAAACGTGGTCAGAACACA acAGTGGACGCTAAGAAACTGGAGAAGGCCGAGGCGAAGCTGAAAGCTAAACATGACCGCAGAAACGAGAAGGACTCTCAGAAGCCCTCCACTCCACT AGTCCTAGAGGAGGCGTCGGCCAGTCAGGCCAGCAACAAGAAGGACAACCGAGTGGACCAATCAGGAAAGAACCGCAGCTATGACATTCGCATCGAGAACTTTGATGTTTCTTTTGGAGAAAG ATGTTTGCTGCAGGGGGCGGAGCTGTCTCTGGCAACAGGCCGGCGGTACGGTCTGATTGGTCGGAATGGTTTGGGAAAGACGACACTGTTGAAGATGTTGGCCAGTCGAAACCTCCGCGTCCCGGCTCACATCTCCATCCTCCACGTGGAGCAGGAAGTTGAGGGAGATGACACAGCTGCGCTGCAGAGTGTCCTGCAGAGTGACACGCTGAGGGAAGAGCTTCTGACTGAGGAGAGGACGCTCAACGCTCGTATCGCCAGCGGGAC tgcTGACGGGATGGAGAGCGTCAGACTGTCAGAGATCTACGGCAAGCTGGAGGAGATTGAGGCCGACAAAGCCCCAGCACG AGCCTCCGTCATCCTGGCTGGTCTCGGATTCTCTCCCAAAATGCAACAGCAGGCAACCAA GGAGTTCTCAGGAGGATGGAGGATGAGGTTGGCGTTGGCCAGAGCTCTGTTTGCTCG GCCggatctgctgctgctggacg agccGACCAACATGTTGGATGTCAGAGCCATTCTGTGGTTGGAGAACTACCTGCAG ACGTGGCAGTCGACCATCTTGGTCGTCTCTCATGACAGGAACTTCCTTAACGCCGTGGTAACGGACATCATCCACCTGCACTCCCAGAGGCTGGACAGTTACCGTGGCGACTACgaaaactttattaaaaccAAAGAAGACAGACTGAAGAACCAGCAGAGAGAGTACGAGGCCCAGCTGCAGTACAGACAACATATACAG GTCTTTATTGACAGATTTCGGTACAATGCTAACAGAGCAGCTCAGGTCCAGAGCAAACTCAAACTGCTGGAGAGGCT ACCTGAGCTGAAGCCccttgaaaaagaaagtgaggtCACTTTAAG gTTTCCAGATAACTTTGAGAAGTTGTCTCCTCCCATCCTGCAGTTAGATGAAGTCGAGTTTTATTACTCCGCAGACCAGCCTCTCTTTTCTGGACTCAACCTGTCTGCCGACCTTGAGTCTCGCATCTGCATC GTCGGTGAAAATGGTGCCGGTAAAACGACCATCCTCAAACTGCTGATGGGCGAGTTAACGCCGGTCGGCGGGGTCAGACAGGCTCACAG GAACCTGAAGATTGGTTACTTCAGTCAGCATCATGTGGACCAGCTGGACCTGAACGTCTGCTCCGTGGAGCTGCTGCTCAACCGCTTCCCTG GTCGGACGGAGGAGGAGTACCGCCACCAGCTGGGAGGTTACGGAATCACCGGAGAGCTCGCCACAAGGCCGGTGGCCAGTCTGTCTGGAGGGCAGAAAAGCCGAGTGGCTTTCGCACAGATGACCATGCCATG TCCAAACTTCTACATCCTGGACGAGCCGACGAACCACCTGGACATGGAGACCATCGAGGCTCTGGCTAAAGCTCTCAACAAGTTCAGA GGCGGGGTCATGCTGGTGTCCCACGACGAGCGTCTGATCCGGTTGGTGTGTAAGGAGCTGTGGGTGTGTGAAGCCGGGAAAGTCAGACGCATCGACGGCGGTTTTGACGAGTACCGAGACATCCTGCAGGAGCAGTTCAGGAAGGAGGGGTACCTGTGA
- the LOC126405583 gene encoding uncharacterized protein LOC126405583 yields the protein MQNQNTKQKTVIPTVRYHPSIQTPGDKPRTSPAQKTRAAAVCCSQTGIPQKGVPQTRSPQVDLGPGVRLPPAGGQRQSAQKAIRKLVQRDAADLDPEGGPLRPEQVPLGLEVQLDRGVVEEVEVLTRGQSSNQDWFAWRKNRITASVAHRIAHCRFSNGKSPTPPTSYLTAITGEGRSIQTRAMSWGVQMEAEVVRRYQKMKSAAMARPVSVRDCGLFIDARRPWLAASPDGIVTDNRTGQWLLCLEVKCPYKHRHRRVEDACRNDPAFCLEIQDEDGREPKESPVYRLKTSHSYFTQIQCQLAVTGLRRADLAVFTLKELAVVPVTFDPDLWEEMVSKLEVFYRDAVLPHLREKTGRDTAAARMPEL from the exons ATGCAGAATCAGAACACAAAGCAGAAAACTGTCATCCCGACAGTCCGATACCACCCGAGCATCCAGACACCCGGAGACAAACCCAGAACCAGTCCGGCCCAGAAGACCAGAGcagcagctgtctgctgctctcaGACTGGGATCCCTCAGAAGGGGGTCCCTCAGACTAGAAGCCCTCAGGTTGATCTAGGTCCTGGTGTGAGACTGCCACCTGCTGgcggacagagacagagtgctCAGAAAGCCATAAGGAAGCTGGTTCAGAGAGATGCTGCAGATCTGGACCCGGAGGGAGGCCCTCTCAGACCGGAGCAGGTCCCTCTGGGTCTGGAGGTCCAGTTGGACAGGGGTGTTGTGGAGGAAGTGGAGGTTCTGACTCGTGGACAGAGTTCCAACCAGGACTGGTTCGCCTGGAGGAAGAACCGGATCACAGCCTCCGTGGCTCATCGCATTGCTCACTGTCGCTTCAGCAACGGCAAGAGCCCAACCCCACCCACCTCATACCTGACTGCTATCACAG GTGAGGGGCGGAGCATCCAGACCAGAGCCATGTCCTGGGGGGTCCAGATGGAGGCTGAGGTGGTCCGCAGGTATCAG AAGATGAAGAGCGCTGCTATGGCGCGGCCCGTCTCAGTGCGGGACTGTGGCTTGTTCATTGACGCTCGGCGGCCTTGGTTGGCTGCGAGTCCTGACGGCATTGTGACGGACAACCGGACGGGCCAATGGCTGCTCTGCCTGGAGGTGAAGTGTCcctacaaacacagacacagacgggTGGAGGACGCCTGCAGGAACGACCCTGCTTTCTGTCTGGAGATACAGGACGAGGACGGACGGGAGCCCAAAGAG TCCCCGGTCTACCGCCTGAAGACGTCTCACAGTTACTTCACACAGATTCAGTGTCAGCTGGCGGTGACGGGCCTGCGGCGGGCAGACCTCGCTGTCTTCACCCTGAAGGAGCTGGCCGTCGTCccggtgacctttgaccccgaCCTGTGGGAAGAGATGGTGTCCAAACTGGAGGTGTTTTACAGGGATGCCGTCCTGCCTCACCTGAGAGAGAAGACAGGGCGGGACACAGCAGCTGCCCGGATGCCTGAGCTGTAG